In a single window of the Abditibacteriota bacterium genome:
- the murJ gene encoding murein biosynthesis integral membrane protein MurJ yields MANHKNITKAASLMLVAILLSRILGLIREVIIAAQFGQSGAVSAYTAAFNLPDLLYFFLSSGALSSAFIPVFTEYFHNGRQKEAWQIFSIIGSFMGIFLTLVIVVAWIYARPLVTMLAVPGFSAKHPELVGLTVALTRIIMPCQVFFFVGGLMMGTLEARKNFDARSMCPIIYNLGIILGALLLGRFIGVKGLAVGTLLGSFAGNIVYTWYTLKKEGFEYHFSLKLNHPGVVRVAILAIPVIFGLSLPQIDVIINKWFASWVSEVAPAALNYANRLMQVPIGIFAQATGTAILPALSAYAAKKEWDNLRSGVGYGLSTILIENIPVTAFMMIMADPIVRTVYMWRSFTAADVPITALCFVFYSIGIFAWAGQAIVSRGFFAIQDTVSPVIIGTITTVIFIPLNFIFIKLLGCGGLALATTVGIIIHFTILTCWLRKKIGGIDGGRIIYTVKRVLVGTCALAVLCFGVRYAGYALLGTWKLVDGDIRNPQRLAVFLQRTHDPKYEPYKACIPGDVFLETSRYRLYVSTKRSVDEGLTDCINRLMEADAMKKGDVFDNRRFFDTVFSDSLREYRSSGTLLARLIIGREASQRSLSSPDGLYLSRDVISTEKLSREILTGKSEAAKAVRGAMSVTLKARTERLLDLSEATSTLPRDIMECMNDYITGRGHESKAGQKQKRDALIRDLPSYVKPRPLMRIEGNLTSGLTLLVAMLVCLGAYYLVLKRLGIREMDEIIANVTRMFRRKKASAPAEEAAPGAGGAPEEDGQGSGGGEPAPDGKDSGD; encoded by the coding sequence ATGGCAAATCATAAAAACATTACCAAGGCGGCCAGCCTGATGCTGGTGGCCATTCTCCTCAGCCGTATCCTGGGTCTCATCAGAGAAGTCATCATAGCCGCCCAGTTCGGACAGAGCGGCGCCGTCAGCGCCTACACGGCGGCCTTCAACCTGCCGGACCTGCTCTATTTCTTCCTGTCCAGCGGCGCCCTCTCTTCAGCCTTTATCCCGGTGTTCACCGAGTATTTCCACAACGGCAGGCAAAAGGAAGCCTGGCAGATATTCTCTATCATAGGCAGCTTCATGGGCATATTCCTTACCCTGGTCATAGTGGTCGCCTGGATATACGCCCGGCCTCTGGTCACCATGCTGGCTGTGCCCGGCTTTTCCGCCAAGCACCCGGAGCTGGTGGGCCTCACGGTGGCCCTGACCCGGATCATCATGCCCTGCCAGGTGTTCTTCTTCGTGGGCGGTCTCATGATGGGCACTCTGGAGGCCCGCAAGAACTTTGACGCCCGGAGCATGTGTCCCATCATATACAATCTGGGCATCATCCTGGGAGCCCTGCTCCTGGGGCGGTTCATAGGGGTCAAGGGACTGGCCGTAGGCACCCTGCTGGGCTCCTTTGCCGGCAACATAGTCTATACCTGGTACACCCTGAAAAAGGAAGGCTTTGAGTATCACTTTTCCCTGAAGCTCAATCATCCCGGAGTGGTGAGGGTGGCCATACTGGCCATACCTGTGATCTTCGGCCTGAGCCTGCCCCAGATAGACGTGATCATCAACAAATGGTTTGCCAGCTGGGTCAGCGAGGTGGCTCCCGCCGCCCTGAACTACGCCAACAGGCTCATGCAGGTGCCCATAGGCATCTTTGCCCAGGCCACGGGCACGGCCATCCTCCCCGCCCTGTCCGCCTATGCGGCCAAAAAGGAGTGGGACAACCTGCGGAGCGGAGTGGGCTACGGCCTCTCCACCATTCTCATAGAAAACATACCCGTCACCGCCTTCATGATGATCATGGCCGACCCCATAGTCCGCACGGTGTATATGTGGCGGTCCTTCACAGCCGCCGACGTGCCCATCACGGCCCTCTGCTTCGTGTTTTATTCCATAGGCATCTTTGCCTGGGCCGGTCAGGCCATAGTGTCCAGAGGCTTCTTTGCCATACAGGACACGGTGAGCCCCGTGATCATAGGCACCATCACCACAGTCATATTCATCCCTCTCAACTTCATATTCATCAAGCTGCTGGGCTGCGGCGGTCTGGCTCTCGCCACCACCGTGGGCATCATCATCCACTTTACCATCCTGACCTGCTGGCTGCGCAAAAAGATAGGCGGCATCGACGGCGGCCGGATCATCTACACGGTGAAAAGGGTCCTGGTGGGGACCTGCGCGCTGGCGGTCCTGTGCTTCGGCGTCAGGTATGCGGGCTACGCCCTGCTGGGGACCTGGAAGCTGGTGGACGGGGACATCAGGAACCCTCAGAGGCTGGCGGTCTTTCTCCAGAGGACCCACGACCCCAAATACGAGCCCTACAAGGCCTGCATCCCCGGGGACGTGTTTCTCGAGACCAGCCGGTACAGGCTGTACGTGTCCACCAAAAGAAGCGTGGACGAGGGGCTGACGGACTGCATCAACCGGCTCATGGAGGCCGACGCCATGAAGAAGGGCGACGTCTTTGACAACAGGCGGTTTTTTGACACGGTGTTCTCCGATTCCCTGCGGGAATACAGGAGCTCCGGCACCCTGCTGGCCCGGCTGATAATAGGCAGGGAGGCCTCTCAGAGGTCCCTGTCTTCTCCCGACGGTCTGTATCTCTCCCGGGACGTGATCAGCACGGAAAAGCTCTCCCGGGAGATCCTCACGGGCAAGTCCGAGGCAGCGAAGGCTGTGAGAGGCGCCATGAGCGTCACCCTGAAGGCCAGGACCGAGAGGCTGCTGGACCTGTCCGAGGCCACCTCCACCCTGCCGCGGGACATCATGGAGTGCATGAACGACTATATCACCGGCAGAGGCCACGAGTCCAAAGCCGGACAAAAGCAAAAGAGAGACGCCCTTATCCGGGATCTGCCTTCCTACGTGAAGCCCAGGCCCCTCATGAGGATAGAGGGCAACCTGACCAGCGGCCTGACGCTGCTGGTGGCCATGCTGGTGTGTCTCGGCGCCTATTATCTGGTGCTGAAGCGGCTGGGCATCCGGGAGATGGATGAGATCATAGCCAACGTCACCCGCATGTTCAGACGGAAAAAGGCCTCCGCCCCGGCGGAGGAGGCCGCTCCGGGAGCCGGCGGGGCTCCGGAGGAGGACGGGCAGGGGTCCGGCGGCGGAGAGCCCGCCCCGGACGGGAAAGACAGCGGGGACTGA
- a CDS encoding family 14 glycosylhydrolase, with protein sequence MVLLFALAACALQAAEPAAFITPTQQKGMTMTNVGDGQYTLERAAGRDCWRLKEGSSFLYFAFDDPSSIAPDAWVVVDLLCNESKWSFVGITHTGANQPYTPGKGFAVLESDDWQRIPGRFGAFDPKGKKMNAGNNMRINIQNDILVSRIEVWNEEPDSPDIKDPDEILKRLSEDLGRNAPAPPAGMSYCFGNNATEAQALIFRGLGVTSIETYVTWESVEGKEKGVWDWSQYDAQVEVLQKYGLKWVPFLILSPAYSTPGWFRASEEHVPCRCLEHGIDSKIESLWNPYLKPYIRRFLEAFWERYGKTGVVESVLLGIQGDYGEAIYSVSGGGWTFGVPGEYHNHLGFWCGDDYARADFRKYAEKKYGTIGALNKAWHTSFASFDEADYPFNSEAEIKAYRENIFASPDTRRRYLDFTDWYRGCMTDLSEWWIGTTREIVGDTDVYLCTGGHSAAELGGHFADQCRVAAKYGAGVRITNEASDYAANLTVTRWVASSGKFYGALFGFEPAGLEDFYGIPARIYNATASGADQLHDYNTNVTGADKTLEQQRKHFKYLFHTKPVVPVALWYPDVQMVMQWDDFLKKAGILRDYVDYDFVDESMALRGALDRNRVLVVAHGRIMETDLAEKLAGWARAGGRIIVVDVDRFESVEGGDAPEKLLFPSGPAGGRYGMGYIYRVADYKELAKKLTDILWKQGYPVYEIAENGLYVTQIEKDRLLVYSKNEEAKDLIVNYKGKKTVVPCEGKTITDIKL encoded by the coding sequence TTGGTATTACTGTTCGCGCTGGCAGCCTGCGCGCTGCAGGCGGCGGAGCCCGCCGCCTTCATCACTCCCACACAGCAGAAGGGCATGACCATGACCAACGTGGGCGACGGTCAATACACCTTGGAACGGGCGGCCGGCAGGGACTGCTGGCGCCTCAAGGAGGGCAGCAGCTTTCTGTATTTTGCCTTTGACGACCCCTCGTCCATCGCCCCGGACGCCTGGGTGGTGGTGGACCTGCTCTGCAATGAGAGCAAATGGAGCTTCGTGGGGATCACCCATACCGGCGCCAACCAGCCTTATACCCCGGGCAAGGGCTTTGCCGTATTGGAGAGCGATGACTGGCAGCGGATCCCGGGGCGTTTCGGCGCCTTTGACCCCAAGGGAAAGAAAATGAATGCCGGGAACAATATGCGTATCAACATCCAGAACGACATACTGGTCTCAAGGATAGAGGTCTGGAACGAAGAGCCGGATTCCCCCGATATCAAGGACCCCGATGAGATCCTGAAAAGGCTTTCGGAGGACCTGGGCAGGAACGCCCCGGCCCCTCCCGCCGGTATGAGCTACTGCTTCGGCAACAACGCCACCGAGGCCCAGGCTCTCATTTTCCGCGGCCTGGGGGTCACCAGCATAGAGACCTACGTCACCTGGGAAAGCGTGGAAGGAAAGGAAAAGGGGGTTTGGGACTGGAGCCAATATGACGCCCAGGTGGAGGTGTTGCAGAAATACGGCCTGAAGTGGGTGCCCTTTCTCATCCTGAGCCCCGCCTATTCCACCCCCGGCTGGTTCCGGGCTTCGGAGGAGCACGTGCCCTGCCGCTGCCTGGAGCATGGCATCGACAGCAAGATAGAGAGCCTGTGGAACCCATATCTGAAGCCCTATATACGGCGTTTTCTGGAAGCCTTCTGGGAGCGCTACGGCAAGACGGGAGTGGTGGAATCGGTGCTGCTGGGCATCCAGGGCGACTACGGCGAAGCCATCTACTCCGTGTCCGGCGGCGGCTGGACCTTCGGCGTGCCCGGGGAATATCACAACCACCTGGGCTTCTGGTGCGGAGACGACTACGCCCGGGCGGACTTCAGAAAATACGCCGAGAAGAAATACGGGACCATAGGGGCCCTCAACAAGGCCTGGCACACCTCCTTCGCCTCCTTTGACGAAGCGGACTATCCCTTCAACAGCGAGGCGGAGATCAAGGCTTACAGGGAAAACATATTCGCCTCTCCCGACACCCGCCGCCGCTATCTGGACTTCACCGACTGGTACCGGGGCTGCATGACAGACCTGTCCGAGTGGTGGATCGGGACCACCCGGGAAATAGTGGGAGATACGGACGTCTATCTCTGCACCGGCGGCCACTCCGCCGCGGAGCTGGGGGGCCACTTTGCCGACCAGTGCCGGGTGGCGGCCAAATACGGGGCCGGGGTCCGCATCACCAACGAGGCCTCCGACTATGCCGCCAACCTGACGGTCACCCGCTGGGTGGCCAGCTCCGGCAAATTCTACGGAGCCCTCTTTGGCTTTGAGCCTGCGGGCCTGGAAGACTTCTACGGCATTCCCGCCCGCATCTACAACGCCACCGCCTCCGGGGCGGACCAGCTCCACGACTACAACACCAACGTCACCGGCGCCGACAAGACCCTGGAACAGCAGAGAAAGCATTTCAAATATCTGTTCCACACCAAACCGGTGGTGCCCGTGGCCCTGTGGTATCCCGACGTGCAGATGGTGATGCAGTGGGACGACTTCCTGAAAAAAGCCGGGATCCTGAGGGACTATGTTGACTACGATTTCGTGGACGAATCCATGGCTCTCCGGGGCGCTCTTGACCGGAACAGGGTGCTCGTAGTTGCCCACGGCCGCATCATGGAGACCGACCTGGCCGAAAAGCTGGCCGGGTGGGCCCGGGCAGGCGGCCGGATCATCGTGGTGGACGTGGACCGGTTTGAGAGCGTGGAGGGCGGCGATGCCCCCGAAAAGCTGCTGTTCCCGTCGGGGCCTGCCGGGGGCCGGTACGGCATGGGCTACATCTACAGAGTGGCGGACTACAAAGAGCTGGCCAAAAAGCTGACGGATATACTCTGGAAGCAGGGCTATCCCGTGTATGAGATAGCGGAGAACGGCCTGTATGTGACACAGATAGAGAAGGACAGGCTGCTGGTTTACAGCAAGAACGAGGAGGCGAAGGACCTCATCGTGAATTACAAGGGCAAAAAGACCGTGGTCCCCTGCGAAGGAAAGACCATCACGGACATAAAGCTGTAG
- a CDS encoding extracellular solute-binding protein, producing MKIKALFVVILLAVLLSAGASYAENYKLRVWGPLVVDRSKGWEAAVKVFEERHPGVTVEMLSMGAGGMNPQKLLTAIVGDAPPDVVYQDRFTIADWASRDTLQPIDDLIERDRDKEGGVRPEEFYPAAWDEVKYDGKAYGVPTDIDSRLMFYNKKMFREAGLDPERPPRTWSELQEYSDKLTKRNKTGYDSIGFIPNYGNAWFYLYSWMMGGKFMSEDLKECTIDNPKSLKALEWMVNFYNRYDGIEKLNSFVSGFTGMEFDPFMTGKIAMRIDCVGLVGNIARWHPEMELGACLPPIPDDRYNHTGDFKNETQTWVTWTGGFAYVMPRGSKHRDMAWEFMKWMTSMEGVDLTMREQKKYNLERNRPFVPWFQCNRKVNEAMVAKYTANIERKFRDPMLLGMEALDFSYYRPTTMISQRLWNEHDRAFQQAVYGMATPAEAVKEADRNVQGALDKFFHQNDYPLLNWNIPIAIGLIACLVLAVICYINVRKQRLSRIAKQEFGAAVICASPWMFGFLVFTLVPIIMSFVFSFCNYDVLHPARWVGVLNYKEIFGPEEWYYMSKSIYNAFYLAVFGLPLGMATSLCIALLLNMDIKGMTWYRTIYYLPSIMPIVATAILWTWILNPEYGLINVAWKASLTQWFNIEPPAWLAAEKTAKPALILMGLWGAGGGMILWLAGLQGINRALYEAAEIDGANSWVKFWKVTIPMITPYIFFNLIMGIIGVLQSFEAQYIMTSGGPVEATLVPVLYLFNRAFGEFRMGYASAVAWILFLIVFILTIIQLKLANKWVYYEGGER from the coding sequence ATGAAAATAAAAGCGTTGTTTGTTGTGATCCTTTTAGCCGTGTTGCTGTCGGCAGGCGCCTCTTACGCGGAGAACTACAAGCTCCGGGTATGGGGTCCGCTGGTGGTGGACAGGTCAAAGGGCTGGGAGGCTGCCGTCAAGGTATTTGAGGAACGGCATCCCGGCGTGACCGTGGAGATGCTCTCCATGGGCGCGGGAGGCATGAATCCCCAGAAGCTGCTGACCGCCATCGTGGGCGATGCTCCTCCCGACGTGGTCTATCAGGACCGGTTCACCATTGCGGACTGGGCCTCGAGAGACACTCTGCAGCCTATCGACGACCTGATCGAGAGAGACAGGGACAAGGAAGGCGGCGTCCGGCCGGAGGAATTCTATCCTGCTGCCTGGGACGAGGTAAAGTATGACGGCAAGGCCTACGGAGTGCCCACCGACATCGACTCCAGGCTCATGTTCTACAACAAGAAGATGTTCAGGGAAGCCGGTCTGGATCCGGAGAGGCCCCCCAGGACCTGGAGCGAGCTGCAGGAATATTCCGACAAGCTGACCAAGCGCAACAAGACGGGCTATGACTCCATCGGCTTCATACCCAACTACGGCAACGCCTGGTTCTATCTCTACAGCTGGATGATGGGCGGCAAGTTCATGAGCGAGGACCTGAAGGAGTGCACCATAGACAACCCCAAGAGCCTGAAGGCCCTGGAGTGGATGGTGAACTTCTACAACCGCTATGACGGCATCGAAAAGCTCAACAGCTTCGTGTCCGGCTTCACCGGCATGGAGTTCGACCCCTTCATGACCGGCAAGATAGCCATGCGCATCGACTGCGTGGGTCTGGTGGGCAACATAGCCAGATGGCACCCCGAAATGGAGCTGGGAGCCTGTCTGCCTCCCATCCCCGACGACAGATACAATCACACCGGGGACTTCAAAAACGAGACTCAGACCTGGGTCACCTGGACCGGCGGCTTTGCCTACGTGATGCCCCGGGGCAGCAAGCACAGGGATATGGCCTGGGAATTCATGAAGTGGATGACCAGCATGGAGGGCGTGGACCTGACCATGCGGGAGCAGAAGAAATACAATCTGGAGCGCAACAGGCCCTTCGTGCCCTGGTTCCAGTGCAACCGCAAGGTCAACGAGGCCATGGTGGCCAAATACACCGCCAATATAGAGCGGAAATTCCGGGATCCCATGCTGCTGGGCATGGAGGCGCTGGACTTCTCTTACTATCGCCCCACCACTATGATCAGCCAGAGGCTCTGGAACGAGCATGACCGGGCTTTTCAGCAGGCCGTGTACGGCATGGCCACTCCCGCGGAAGCCGTCAAGGAGGCGGACCGCAACGTGCAGGGAGCCCTGGACAAGTTCTTCCATCAGAACGACTATCCTCTGCTGAATTGGAACATACCTATCGCCATAGGGCTTATAGCCTGTCTGGTGCTGGCGGTCATATGCTATATCAACGTCCGCAAGCAGCGCCTGTCCCGCATAGCCAAGCAGGAGTTCGGAGCCGCCGTCATCTGCGCGTCTCCCTGGATGTTCGGCTTCCTGGTGTTCACTCTGGTGCCCATCATCATGTCCTTCGTCTTTTCCTTCTGCAACTATGACGTGCTGCACCCCGCCCGCTGGGTAGGCGTGCTGAACTACAAGGAGATCTTCGGCCCCGAGGAATGGTACTACATGAGCAAGTCCATATACAACGCCTTCTATCTGGCTGTATTCGGACTGCCTCTGGGCATGGCCACCAGCCTGTGTATCGCCCTCCTGCTGAACATGGACATCAAGGGTATGACCTGGTACAGGACCATCTACTACCTGCCCTCCATCATGCCCATCGTGGCCACCGCCATCCTGTGGACCTGGATCCTGAATCCCGAGTACGGTCTGATCAACGTGGCCTGGAAGGCCTCTCTGACCCAATGGTTCAACATAGAGCCTCCCGCCTGGCTGGCAGCCGAAAAGACCGCCAAGCCCGCCCTCATCCTCATGGGTCTGTGGGGCGCCGGCGGCGGCATGATCCTCTGGCTGGCCGGACTGCAGGGCATCAACAGAGCCCTGTATGAGGCGGCGGAGATCGACGGCGCCAACAGCTGGGTCAAGTTCTGGAAGGTGACCATCCCCATGATCACCCCCTACATATTCTTCAATCTGATCATGGGCATCATCGGCGTGCTGCAGAGCTTCGAAGCTCAGTATATCATGACCAGCGGCGGTCCCGTGGAGGCCACCCTGGTGCCGGTGCTCTATCTGTTCAACCGCGCCTTCGGCGAGTTCCGCATGGGATACGCCTCCGCTGTGGCCTGGATATTGTTCCTCATAGTGTTTATACTGACCATCATACAGCTGAAGCTGGCCAACAAATGGGTTTATTACGAAGGCGGTGAGAGATAA